The genomic DNA TATGGCTACTGTATGGATGAAAACAATCTGCGtcatgcacgtggttaaaaggGGCGGGATCGGAGAAGGTGGTGGATGACATTGTAGCATAACATTTCCTCAGAATGCGAGTCGAATCCTTATGAATTTAAACATCAGTTCTTTTGTGCAGCACAAATATCGTTCATGAAGCGCCGAGTCAAACAGACTCATAAGTTGTGATAAAAATAGCTCGGTGCCATGCTATCCTCTCCCCTAACCCCTCCCAGTAGAGGTTCCCTGTCGTCCGCTGCTGCTCGTGTCCACCGAGGAACCGGGGACAGTGTATAACAACAACAAGCGGGGTTAGCCAATCAGAACTAGGACCAGTTTGGCTCACGCTCCCTGGCACTGCGGGCTGTGTAGATCTGATGCAAACATGCCTGAAGTTCCTGCACGGGAAGGCGAGCTCACCGAAAAGATACCAAAGAAAAGGTCATTAGAGGATATATATGATTATCATCCCAAAAAGAGAGCGTGCTGGGGAATTTTAACTAGTCAAGGTGAGTGATTATTCACTGCCCGTCAAACTTTAGCCTATCCCATCACGTGCATCATGTTGTCACCCAGCTGTAGAGGTGGTCAAGGGTAGCAATAATGGACTAGAATGAAGCCTTAGTATAATGATTGCAATATCGCATTATTGTGAATTTAACATTTAGTTTTGATGCCAGACACTCGGCAATGGGCATGACATAACATTGTAGCAATTCAGTTGGCTATATTTTATTTGCATGGGTGGTTCACACTGAATTGTGCTTCACTCGTTTGGTACTGAAATACTTGGCAGATGTGAATTCAATGTAATGAATATGCAGCCTAAATACCACATcatataccacaccacaccaataGGCTTTAATTATGAGGATATATTTTAGATGTATTtacttatgtatgtatgtatgtatgtatgtatgtaggcctatgtatgtatttattattgttGGTAGGCTATCATTATTGCTGTCTAAGTGGTAGTAGAACCTTTGAGAACCTTTGAATAGGCTACAACTGTGGGGTGAGACAACAATGGTTGTGGTCCTATGGTCTTACTACATACAgtggcagtagtagtagtagtagtagtcacTGCATTAGGAGTAACACCTAAGCAGAGGATCAGGTTGTCATTGACTTTGTGACTTGCTAATCTCACACTGTTTTCAGGACACTTACAGTGTAACCTCTGAGTCACATGTCTGTCACATGAGTCACATTGGTTAATGTCTTAAAGAGGCTTAATCATGATTAGTCAAATCTCCAAGACGTTCTGTTTGGATGCTTTGGAGATAAGGCATTATATCAATCTCCAAGATTGTGTTGAGAAGGTTGGTCCTTGCAGCTTTTTTGGATTCTCCCAAATCTATTTTGGATTGCGTGTCAGTGATATTTGAACTGCCACCGGCTTTATGGGCCATGTTAGGTAAAATGACATAACAGCATGCATGTTGAAGGCCCCTTCTAGAGGAGTGCTATACCAGCTACAACTCATGCACTGAACTGGATTGTCTGACAGGTTGGGCTGTTCCAATACTTTTTGCCACCATTTGCTAAACACAGCACTTTATCAGGTTGGTGAGATTTTTATATGGTGTAAAAGGGCGTAGTATTGCAGTGCTGTATCAGTAACGCATGCTTTAGTGTTCCCTGACGGCGTCAGCCGTTAGATTTGAGCTAGTTtcgcaaaggattatgggagtgctgctgctgtctgctggAATCCCTGATGAGGTCACTCAGGCAGTTAGTGCTTGTAATATTCATGAGGGACTGCATTCAGTCTTCTTGAATAGACTGCCCGCTGAAGAGCAGTACCAGGCAACCAGTAAAAGGCCCTCTTGTTGCCACCAGTGTTGTCTTTATGTGGTGCACGAATCAAAATGGCAATACTGCTAGTAAGATAGGCCAGCTATATTAGAGTGGGGTATGTGGTAGATTTTTTTTATCCATGACAGTTAAGgccttgtttttattattttaaattcACTTAAGCGAAAGTGAAACAGACTGGCGCCGGGAGGTTATCttactgttttatttatttattcatcgtTCATTTTCAAATCTGGCTGTTGGCAATTATGGCCCTTAGCTTCAGGGCTCGACAGGTGACTGGCCTCCTCTTGTTCACAGGCCATGTCGTACACGTATCAGTGGCTAGATGTTCCATGGGGAGACGGGGACTTGGGTACGTACCGTTCGGCACAGACACCTCGGTTGTGGGCAGCTGTACTTTGggagagtgtcagtgtgtgtgtgtgtgtgtgtgtgtgtgtgtactggtgtctGTCTTAGGCTGGCAGTGGTATGTGTCCCTGGTAGCAGACAGATTTGGGTGAGCAGGGGATATATATAGCTGCTCTGGTGAGGAATGCTGTAACAACTGCAGCAGTGCAAGCCCCAAATGCACAACAACACTACAACCAAGGAGGAGTTTTTACTCACAGGTAGTTACCAACAGGAAAGGCGAGTGTGACAGCATGCATCCACATATGAACACTGATAGACAGCaaactaacaaaacaaaactgaacaGGTGAATGGCTGAAACAAGGTGGcggtaggctgggtaaaccctgcctgatgtgccggcgatttggatttcgttTCGCcatgcagctcaggctggaaacctgcacatctatctctcctgcttcctgtccacatcttctgggtccaatcacaaactagcttatccaaaaggggCACcgggatcgttggtctgattggtttagGAACTGTCCAAAAGTTTACAGAGTCAtatgaactatgcccattgatcacgcctcttgtgcagtagaaataaagcgcagactccccagtatggtgatagccagactaaggtGGAGATGAAATCAGTGCAGACAATGGCCAGGCTGATAAACAGAGAAGGTGATCAGATAATAAGATAATGAACAGAATCTGGTGAAGTGCAGAGACGTTGTTCTGTTGCCAtcaaatatggatgttttataTACAGGGTATTTTTACAGGATTTATCCCACATATTCAATAAACATAAACCTACAATTATTCAGCgcttttcaaacaaaacatTGTCGTCATAGCTGTTGAAAATATGTGAGCAGTGGTACCTCTGGACTACTTTACATTTGGTAATTTGGACAATGAGGGACTGTTATCTGTgatcacacacatttactctctctctctcacacacacgcacacacacacacacacacgcacacacacacacacacacacacacacacttatcacttATTCTTATGCTGGTAACATTAGCATTTACATATAATAGTCTTCTTTTATTGCTACAATGGGAGCTGAAACACTCTCGGACTCTCCTTATACATGAAGTATAATGAAGTGCAGCAATACATACATGATTGAGTCTTGAATGCATCTTGAATGTGTTATTGTTGCAGCAGTTTGCAAGTTCAGTTGTGTGTAGTATCTGAATAAATTGTtgatttgtgtatgtctgtgtgtgtgtgtgtgtgtgtgtgtgtgtgtgtgtgtgtgtgtctgtgtgtgtctgtgtgtgtgtgtgctttgtaggTTCCTGGGCTGACCGTTCCCCTCTCCATGAGGCAGCATGTCAGGGTCGTCTGCTGGCTCTCAGGACTCTCATCTCACAGGTACTCACACACCTGGTCACACCTGGTCCTTTACACAtcagcaagggggggggggggcaaaacaaacatacacatgcagtcaCAGGGACACCAATTATAATGAATGCTGTGTTTTTTCACCTAAGGGTTACAGTGCAAACATCATCACCATTGATCATGTGACTCCACTGCATGAGGCCTGCCTGGGAGACCATGTTGCCTGTGCCAGGATACTCATTCAGGCTGGTGCAAATGTAAGTCATTCTTATGTGAAGCCTGACTGATGCTAAAGTTGTATGGTTTAATGCCGGTTTACCAGTATGGCTATATCAGACATAAGTCTAttgctgtatacagtatgtgtaactAAAGCATTTGTAGTCCTgagttatattattatttattatgtattaataataacaatgttatTATTTGGGAATGATCAATTGTCTATTTATACATTTAAATGAATAACAATACATTTATTTGCTTTCTTTTTGCTTGCTATCTCTAAATATAGATGATGTAAACACTCTTATTTGCTCAGCAGATGCCTGTTTTCAAAGAGATAAGGTTAGATACACATTATAGTTCAGACTTTACCCAGCTACTGGAACAttgaaaaataaacacatgAGTGAGGTATAGGAACCAAAACATTTCCTTCAGCAAGGTTCCTGGAAGTGCAGTGCCCTTTGGCTTCTACAAAGGAATACAATAGTGTTCAATGCTCTGTCTTCCTGCCAGGTGAATGCTACCACCATTGATGGAGTCACGCCATTGTTCAATGCCTGCTCGGCAGGCAGTTCATCGTGTGTTGAAGTTCTCCTGGAACACGGAGCCAAGCCCCAGTCTGAAGCATGCCAGCCGTCACCTATCCATGAAGCAACAAGTAAAGGTAAACTCACCTGTACAAACATTAATCATGGCTTACAGAAAGTCATTTACAAGTGCCACAGTAATATGATGTTATAGTAATTAGGTAACAAGTGTCATTCTCTGGTGGTTTGGTGGTGTTTAGTGAGGTTTTCCCTTCACTGTAAAGTGCGTTGGGTGCCTTGATAAAGCACTTCATAAATGCAGGTTGATGTTGATTTGGTCTGAGGCTTTAAACTTTGTGTAATAACTCAGTAATGTCTGCTGAAAATTGACTTTAGGTGTGTTTTTCTTATTTGAAAAGCTTCTTTAGTTCAAATATATGTTGCTTGAAGGCATGTCAGGTTGTCAAAATGTAGGCAATTTTCTCACCATATCAGTGTCTTCCCTGCCTGCGCCGCTGTTTGATTCAGTTAATAAAATGGAGGCGGATTGTGATTGTCTGTTTTCAGGGAAAGCAGCGTGTGTAGAAGCACTACTTGCGTGGGGCGCAGACGTAGACTATGAGATTCCACATCTGGGTACTCCTCTTTATATTGCCTGTGTCTCTCAGGAGCTTCAGTGTACACAAGCACTTCTAGATGGAGGTGAGTGAGCACAGTCATGACAAGTGTGACAGTGACGGCATGAAACAGTAGAGGTCAGACACTGTATGGAGTGACTGCAAAACCCCACAGCGCTTAAGAACAGAACATTAACTTTGCAAATGCCCTATGATCATAACTGAAAATAGAGGGAATTGCATGAATTTGTTATCTTAAGATACTATAAGATACTCTACAGGATACTATCGTATATTAATGTTAAAGTATACCAGTAAAATAGCTGGATCTGCTGTTTTATAAAATCATAAATAACTGATATCTGTTTAGGAGCGAATGTACAGAAAGGTCACTTCCTGGAGACCCCTTTACACGCTGCTGCGCAGAAGGACTGCACAGACGTCATTAAAGTCCTGCTGGAGTTTGGGGCCAACATCAACGCCAAAAACGTGGAGCTTAAGAGACCGGTGGAGACAGCGCCCCCTAGCAGCTTAGCGGAGGGCCTGCTGCTACTCTATGAAGGTATAGTGCTTTCCAGCAAGAGGCGATGTCCTGCACTGCGCTGTAATCAGTAATCTTGATGTGGGGCAACAAACGTCTTTGGCTGTGTGCTTACTGAGCAGGAATTGAACGTTTGACAGACATTTGGCAAACATTTGGTGACATTTGGTAACTGGGATCAGTCTTTCGTAATTGGTTTAAGCATATGATATTTCACATTTTCCCAGACAATAATCTTTTTCTATGTGGTAACTGCTGGGTTTTTTTCATGGTAGTGCACATTGGTATTGTTGTATTACTTCTTGACTCAATCATACTGTCTCAgatgtatatatttattttagtttttatgTCAACTCTACAGCAACGCCTCGCTCCCTGTTGCAGCTGTGTCGCCTGAGCATCCGAGACTACCTGGGCCGGTCCAGACTGCACCTCATTCCCCAGCTCAAGCTGCCCACACTCCTCAAGGGATTCCTGCAGTATAGATAGACTCACCCAGCGCCCTAATCATCACCCTTCCTCTTTTTgccttctctgtctcctttctctctctctctctctctctctctctctctctctctctctctctctctctctctttcacacacacgcacacacacacacacacactcacgcacgcacacacacactcactcactctgtatGTTTTCATGTGATCTCTCACAGTTTCTTTGACCTCCCAGTGGCCTACATATTTATTCTCTGTACTACTTGCCGTGGCACGGTGCATGTAACACTTCTCCACTCGAGTGTTGTCGGTTACTACTGTAAGTTCTATGTGCACTAAGTATGTTGATTGCTTTTCTCTGGGCATTAAAGGAGAAATCGGacgagttttcacatagatctccgtttTTCGACATCATCGAGTACAGTTGTATGAAAAAACCCGgaaaacaatcggttttaccTAGCTGGAGTTGCAATTTTCATGTATATATTGTTACACTTCATTATACTTCATGTATGTATCGTTACACTTCTGTACTTCATAAGAGAGTCAGAGTGTGTTTCAGCTCCCCTTGTAGTAATACAATAAGACAATTATATGTAAAATGCTAATGTTATCAGTGTTGACCTGATGTTGTAGCAGctcgagttgctacagccagcagctaacacattcaggcagctacagcactacactcATGTACATGGGAACTTGTGGATGGCTGTAGCAACTCGTGCTAggtaaaaccgattgttttcatttcttttcgTACCAACAATACtttgtgacctcgagaaacggagatctatgtgaaaactgaaaaccagaTTTGTTATGCCATCAATGAGGATCGATGAGGAAATGAAATTGTGCTGAAAGCATCATTTTAATTCAATACTCACTATGTGACAAGTAGAGAAGTAAGATTTACATAGAGACGCTCCCTACGCAGGAGTGAGAAAATTTTATTCAAAAACAGCTTCTGATCATATGTCTGTAATGTGCTCATTTTCATCATGGATATGTGAACTATAGAGCCATGTCCTAAAATCCtccctgaaaaacaaaattactCCTTTTGGCTAGTttgtgtttagtgttgacacTGATCATGAAGATTTGTGAGTTTTGACTATTTGTGATTGCCCCTTTAGGCACGCCTCAGTGTCCAGTTTCCAAGAGTCGACCAAGAGTAGACCAAATGTGGAACAAAACCTGTAATTGGGTTTTAACCCTAGGAAGATTTggcctagaataaatgagtaaaAGAATTTATCTAAATGATTATTTTGGGCTTGAAACAGTTTATGATATGGTTAACAAGTTGTGGTATGGAAATATctcaaatataggcctacatgcttaCAGCCCACGCTAAGGCCAACTAATAGCATGATCTAAATTGGCAGAAATTATgatcttacagtatgtgtatccTATTAATTTCTTGACACAGAATGACCCCAGCAGCCTCAGttgtaatatatgtatgtatttaaaATAACTGGAAATTGTGAAGTCTGTGTCAAATGTGAAGGGACAAAAAAATAAGGAAAGTGCTTGTTGTGCCAAGGACTGTGGGCATTGGTCCTCTCTGTCCCGTTGTCCTCCAAAACTACTGCAGTTCTACTCTACTGATCACTGATTTTGAGCCAGTCCCTAATGCACAGATGTCATTTCAGATGTGAACTGTTGTTGAATCTTATTTCTTGTCAGTCAACCATGAaaagtatattgtgtgtgtgtatagtttaCATACATATCAGTGACATCCCGAGAAAGTCACTTTCATTTgtgtcaaataaatgttgacTGATgttaaagtgtgtatgtgtgtgtatcaagggAATAGCATATTTGAAACGTGGGGAATGAAAATGTACTTTGCCAAAATGGTAAAGATAgttgttgtactgtatatcacacaATCATGGCAAACCTTCTCTGAGATGTTGGACCATAGAGCAGGCATGGCACTTACGACTGGTTGACTCCGCCGTCACACATCTCATGGAAAAGTAACCCCAAATAGATATGGAAATGCATACTGGAAATATTTATGATCCAGATATGGTAGGCTTAGCTTTAGTGTAAGCGACTTGTTCTTGCCTTCTGAACGACGAGGCAATTCTCAAAAGTATCACCAGAGGGCAGAGTAACATTTCTTCAGTGTACCGGAGTCTACATCCGTAGGCTACCCTGTTGACACTTGCGTAACACGTCAAACCCAATAGCTGTCAATCGCGATCATTAGTTTAAGTCCAACAATAGATATACCTTATGTAAACTTCTACTTGTGGGCTTGTTGATGCTTGAGCGTGCATTCATTAGCGTATGATGTGCCCTGTGCTATTTCCTCTATTTCATCTGCAGCTGTAGCTGTTGACAAGAAGAGGACAATCGCGTAAAAGACAGAAACGCCAATTGTGCGTGAAATTGCGCAATCGTATGACATATCAGCGACACCTAATTAAATCAGAAAGGCTACCGATCCAGACGAACTGGTCGCTGATTCGGATTCAAGGTCAACATATTATTTGGAAGAGCACGCATGCGTTGATCACATATCACATGCAGCTGAATGTTTAAACTGTTGCCGTGAGCTGTGTGAAGAAGATAAGCTCACTCAGAGCGAATCCGTTACTCGTGCGAATTAGAATAGCCTATCACCACGACTGTCTCCTGTGTTGGAAGTATGACCACGAAAGATTTCAAAGACTCCCTTATCAAACGTCAAAGGGAAGTAACATAGACGTTTATCTTCTGTATTAGACATGTTAAGTTTGGGATTCTAACGAGCTCCGGTGTAGCAAAACAAAAACGACATCGGGACCACATTGGGTTGCAAGTGCCTATTCTGATACCTCGTGTGATCAAGCAAAGGAATGAGCGATTTGCGATTTTGGGACCAGTTAGAACCTGGCAGCTCCGATGTGGACTGGTGTGAAGGCAATTACTTGATATATCCAAACATTGCGGAGTTTTACAACACGGTCTGTTCCTTCCTTCCAACTTCTTTAAAATATGTTGTGTTTGATAATGTAGATACCCATCGTGTCGGTTTCTTTAACCGGGTTGTTCATCATCCACACATTTGTCACATTTTGGTAGCCCAGATGAAACAAAGTAGCGAAATCGAATGCCACGAATCACGACATAGCCTTGTGTGCGTGCCACGGTCACATCTGTAGACGTTAACTTAGGATTTGATACATTTCTGGAAAATAAATGTTGCATAGCCTATTCAGCTACCCAAGCAAATACAGTATGCTGGCATGTTTCACGTTCTGTTTATAGCTACactcttttgtttttattttagcaTTTTGTTGCAATCATTTTGCTCATATTTCCTTTTGACAATTGTTTTATCATTTCAGATCAGCAACatcttgttttttattttgccaCCTATTTTGATGTGGTTATTCCGTCAATATGCCACACATTACAACAGTGGAAT from Sardina pilchardus chromosome 2, fSarPil1.1, whole genome shotgun sequence includes the following:
- the asb5b gene encoding ankyrin repeat and SOCS box protein 5b isoform X1, which translates into the protein MPEVPAREGELTEKIPKKRSLEDIYDYHPKKRACWGILTSQGSWADRSPLHEAACQGRLLALRTLISQGYSANIITIDHVTPLHEACLGDHVACARILIQAGANVNATTIDGVTPLFNACSAGSSSCVEVLLEHGAKPQSEACQPSPIHEATSKGKAACVEALLAWGADVDYEIPHLGTPLYIACVSQELQCTQALLDGGANVQKGHFLETPLHAAAQKDCTDVIKVLLEFGANINAKNVELKRPVETAPPSSLAEGLLLLYEATPRSLLQLCRLSIRDYLGRSRLHLIPQLKLPTLLKGFLQYR
- the asb5b gene encoding ankyrin repeat and SOCS box protein 5b isoform X2, with amino-acid sequence MSYTYQWLDVPWGDGDLGSWADRSPLHEAACQGRLLALRTLISQGYSANIITIDHVTPLHEACLGDHVACARILIQAGANVNATTIDGVTPLFNACSAGSSSCVEVLLEHGAKPQSEACQPSPIHEATSKGKAACVEALLAWGADVDYEIPHLGTPLYIACVSQELQCTQALLDGGANVQKGHFLETPLHAAAQKDCTDVIKVLLEFGANINAKNVELKRPVETAPPSSLAEGLLLLYEATPRSLLQLCRLSIRDYLGRSRLHLIPQLKLPTLLKGFLQYR